In Candidatus Reconcilbacillus cellulovorans, the following proteins share a genomic window:
- a CDS encoding ABC transporter: MIRMRKVSKIYKVHHRTEGFWASLKSVFHREYKTVTAVDRIDLQVNRGEIRGLIGPNGAGKSTTIKILAGVLHPSSGEVQVMGMVPWKEREKYVRRLGVVFGQKSQLWWDLPAVDTFALQKEMYKIPTSAYRERLDYFSHLLGIGEVMQKPVRQLSLGERMKCELVCAMLHEPPLIFLDEPTIGLDVVSKESIRNFIKHVNRDKQTTFILTTHDLSDLEDLCEKVTIINKGVVVFDDTLDKLRAYFSNKKIVEIHFDRPVAKSDLDGFDVREFTPLAATIEFAMDETGDIRRELGRVLDRLPVRDINVGNIRIEEVIKQIYLT, from the coding sequence ATGATCCGGATGCGGAAGGTGAGCAAAATCTATAAGGTCCATCACCGCACGGAAGGTTTTTGGGCCAGTCTGAAGTCCGTGTTTCATCGCGAGTACAAAACGGTGACGGCCGTCGACCGGATCGATTTGCAGGTCAACCGGGGGGAAATCCGGGGCCTGATCGGTCCGAACGGCGCGGGAAAATCGACGACGATTAAAATTTTAGCAGGCGTTCTGCATCCGTCTTCCGGCGAAGTCCAGGTCATGGGGATGGTGCCGTGGAAAGAACGGGAAAAGTACGTTCGCCGGCTCGGCGTCGTATTCGGCCAAAAGTCGCAACTGTGGTGGGATTTGCCCGCCGTCGATACGTTCGCCTTGCAGAAGGAAATGTACAAGATCCCGACTTCGGCGTATCGCGAGCGGCTCGATTATTTCAGCCATCTCCTTGGCATAGGGGAAGTGATGCAGAAGCCGGTGCGCCAACTGTCGCTCGGCGAACGGATGAAATGCGAGCTCGTCTGCGCGATGCTGCACGAGCCGCCGCTCATTTTTCTGGACGAGCCGACGATCGGGCTGGACGTCGTCTCGAAAGAATCGATCCGGAATTTCATCAAGCACGTCAACCGCGACAAACAGACGACGTTTATCCTAACCACACATGATTTAAGTGATCTGGAAGATTTATGTGAGAAAGTGACGATTATTAACAAGGGCGTCGTCGTGTTCGACGATACGCTGGACAAACTTCGCGCATACTTTTCCAACAAGAAAATCGTCGAAATTCATTTCGACCGGCCCGTGGCAAAGAGCGACCTTGACGGCTTCGACGTCCGGGAGTTCACTCCGCTCGCGGCGACGATCGAGTTCGCGATGGACGAAACGGGCGACATCCGCCGGGAGTTGGGCCGGGTTCTCGACCGGTTGCCGGTTCGGGACATCAACGTGGGCAACATCCGGATCGAGGAAGTGATCAAGCAAATTTATCTCACTTAG